The Candidatus Izemoplasma sp. genome has a window encoding:
- a CDS encoding undecaprenyl-diphosphate phosphatase has protein sequence MIEVLKIMIIGIIEGITEWLPISSTGHMILADEWINMNMSPSFRELFLVVIQLGAISAVGVLFFKKLNPFIKDKKERMNVIMTWLKIAFASLPVAVLGLLLDDWLTAKLYNYITVALMLIVYGVVFIVVENHMSDKKANITSIETLPFKTAFLIGLFQVLALIPGTSRSGATIIGGLIVGASRFVAAEFSFFLSIPAMVGASLLKLYKYGFDFTSDQIIALVVGMLVSFLMSIVAIRFLIGYVKKHDFKVFGYYRIALGIVVVVYFIVTNIPN, from the coding sequence ATGATTGAAGTATTAAAAATAATGATTATTGGTATTATTGAAGGAATTACTGAATGGTTACCGATCAGTAGCACAGGACATATGATTTTAGCTGATGAATGGATTAATATGAATATGTCACCATCATTTAGAGAACTTTTCTTAGTCGTTATTCAATTAGGGGCTATATCGGCTGTAGGCGTGTTGTTTTTTAAAAAGTTAAATCCGTTTATTAAAGATAAAAAAGAGCGTATGAATGTCATTATGACATGGTTAAAAATAGCGTTTGCGTCTTTACCTGTCGCCGTTCTTGGATTGTTATTGGATGATTGGTTAACGGCGAAACTCTATAATTATATCACTGTCGCACTGATGTTAATAGTATATGGTGTTGTATTTATTGTCGTTGAAAATCATATGAGTGATAAAAAAGCGAATATTACGAGTATTGAAACACTGCCGTTTAAAACTGCTTTTTTGATTGGTTTGTTTCAAGTTTTAGCGTTAATTCCAGGAACTTCTCGTTCTGGCGCAACCATTATTGGTGGTCTAATTGTGGGGGCAAGTCGTTTTGTTGCCGCTGAGTTCAGTTTCTTTTTAAGTATTCCCGCAATGGTTGGCGCGAGTTTATTAAAACTCTATAAATACGGGTTTGATTTTACATCTGATCAAATTATTGCGTTAGTTGTTGGCATGCTTGTGTCATTTTTAATGAGTATTGTGGCTATACGTTTCCTAATCGGGTATGTAAAAAAACATGATTTTAAAGTTTTTGGTTACTATCGAATTGCACTGGGAATTGTAGTTGTGGTATACTTTATAGTGACAAATATACCGAATTAA
- a CDS encoding class I SAM-dependent methyltransferase: MIKKVIPFVHNKLKEIITNDDYVIDGTCGNGYDTLFLARQARKVYAFDIQELAIENTEERMKRNKIHNVETILDSHENLDKYVEEDIKAALFNLGHLPGSDQRIVTQGPSTISAIKKVQERLVPGGMIALVVYVGKFGGQEESDDVLTYVESLDFDDYHVIKYSYYNKPQGPYVICIEKQ, encoded by the coding sequence ATGATAAAGAAAGTAATTCCTTTTGTACATAACAAACTTAAGGAAATTATTACCAACGATGACTATGTCATTGATGGAACATGCGGGAACGGATATGACACATTATTCTTGGCTAGACAAGCTCGAAAAGTGTATGCGTTCGATATCCAAGAACTCGCTATAGAAAACACAGAAGAACGCATGAAACGCAATAAAATTCATAATGTAGAAACGATTTTAGATTCGCACGAAAATCTCGACAAGTATGTCGAAGAAGACATTAAAGCTGCTTTATTTAACCTTGGTCATCTACCAGGTAGTGACCAACGAATCGTAACCCAAGGTCCATCGACAATTTCTGCCATTAAAAAGGTACAAGAACGCTTGGTACCAGGTGGTATGATTGCCCTTGTTGTGTATGTTGGTAAATTTGGTGGACAAGAAGAAAGCGATGACGTATTAACCTATGTTGAATCGTTAGACTTCGATGATTATCATGTCATTAAATATAGTTATTATAATAAACCGCAAGGTCCTTATGTGATCTGCATTGAAAAACAATAA
- a CDS encoding ABC transporter permease — MLRYSLIRMFLMVVTLFLIVSLVQFFGNVAMFSKWSMQHPLYEDFILAWGRYKVFLSDVVSDWYFGDSFLYNQDAWELAISKMWVTVKINLAAYVFYVSFGFTLGILAAVYKNSVFDKVVVNAILAIGSIPIYIMILALILFFGYRLFILDPLYTQVGEGLIEQLKGLIIPVLALSFWPMANIIRLTRAEVIDELSDEFIYILRAKGLTRRQIIFRHTIKHVLTTIIPEMTNTFVVILSFSFLMEIVYQVPGVAKLMYDSIVTSSGFGNTVYLDLANVIVVGGFYAFLALLIGFINDMILPLIDPRIKMGVKR; from the coding sequence GTGTTACGGTATAGTTTAATACGAATGTTTTTAATGGTTGTGACGCTATTTTTAATTGTTTCTTTGGTGCAGTTCTTTGGTAATGTAGCGATGTTTTCTAAGTGGAGTATGCAACACCCTTTATATGAAGATTTTATATTAGCATGGGGAAGATATAAAGTGTTTTTAAGTGATGTTGTTTCAGACTGGTATTTTGGAGATAGCTTTTTATATAACCAAGATGCATGGGAACTCGCGATCAGTAAAATGTGGGTGACTGTTAAGATTAACTTAGCTGCCTATGTTTTTTATGTTAGTTTTGGATTTACGCTTGGCATCTTAGCCGCAGTCTATAAAAATTCTGTATTCGATAAGGTGGTTGTCAATGCGATTTTAGCTATAGGATCGATTCCCATATATATCATGATATTGGCTCTTATTTTATTTTTTGGATATCGATTGTTCATACTAGATCCCTTGTATACGCAAGTTGGAGAAGGGTTAATTGAACAACTTAAAGGACTTATTATTCCCGTTTTAGCCTTATCCTTTTGGCCGATGGCCAATATCATTCGTTTAACACGTGCAGAAGTAATTGATGAGTTAAGTGATGAATTTATCTACATTTTACGTGCAAAGGGATTAACCAGACGGCAGATTATTTTTAGACATACCATCAAACATGTGTTAACGACAATTATTCCAGAGATGACCAATACGTTTGTCGTGATTTTAAGTTTTTCATTTTTAATGGAAATTGTGTATCAAGTACCAGGCGTTGCCAAATTAATGTATGACTCAATTGTGACATCTAGTGGGTTTGGGAATACCGTATATCTTGATTTAGCAAATGTGATTGTTGTTGGTGGGTTTTATGCCTTTTTAGCATTATTAATTGGGTTTATAAACGATATGATTTTACCTCTGATTGATCCCCGGATCAAAATGGGCGTAAAACGTTAG
- a CDS encoding TrkH family potassium uptake protein, giving the protein MNLLNKVKLIKLNTAEILVLGFAGLILIGSVFLALPIASKSGESVGFVNALFTSASAVAVTGLVVVDTLTHWTTFGHVVILVLIQVGGLGIITMGTLFALVLGRKINFRERVIMQEAMNKISVSGVVRLAKYVLILTFLFEGIGALILATRFIPIYGFGKGLWLSVFHSISAFCNAGFDLIGNFRSLTPFVGDPVVSIVIALLIILGGIGFVVLLELMEKKSLKKLSLHSKMTLSITGILLLLGFIIVLALEFDNPETMGNLGIGGKLLSGFFHSVTPRTAGFNTLPMDKLMMGTIVMTIVFMFIGGSSASTAGGVKVTTLGVIVATISSVIKGKQDTESFKRKLPRDLVNRSLTVIALSLALVILVAFILSITEDATFKEIIFETVSAFGTVGLSLGITQELSTVGKIVITLTMFFGRVGPLTVFMALAERRQVSSAIAYPDEHIMIG; this is encoded by the coding sequence ATGAATCTACTAAACAAAGTTAAATTGATAAAATTGAATACTGCTGAAATACTTGTCCTTGGTTTTGCGGGGTTAATTTTGATTGGTAGTGTGTTTCTTGCCTTACCAATCGCGAGTAAAAGTGGTGAAAGTGTTGGTTTTGTTAACGCACTATTTACTTCAGCGAGTGCTGTTGCTGTGACAGGATTAGTCGTTGTCGATACCTTGACACACTGGACGACATTTGGCCATGTTGTTATTTTGGTGTTAATTCAAGTGGGCGGCCTCGGAATCATTACTATGGGAACCTTGTTTGCCTTGGTACTTGGCCGAAAAATAAATTTTAGAGAACGCGTTATAATGCAAGAGGCAATGAACAAAATATCTGTTAGTGGGGTTGTTCGTTTGGCTAAATATGTCTTAATTTTGACGTTTTTATTCGAAGGGATTGGGGCATTAATTCTCGCCACACGGTTTATTCCAATATATGGGTTTGGGAAAGGGTTATGGTTGAGTGTGTTCCATTCAATCAGTGCCTTTTGTAATGCTGGATTTGATTTAATTGGGAATTTCCGAAGTCTTACCCCATTTGTTGGAGATCCAGTTGTTAGTATTGTTATTGCCTTATTAATTATTTTAGGTGGGATTGGATTTGTTGTCTTACTTGAATTAATGGAGAAAAAAAGTCTTAAAAAGTTAAGTTTACATTCGAAAATGACGTTATCCATCACCGGAATTTTACTCTTGCTTGGGTTTATCATTGTATTGGCATTAGAATTTGATAATCCTGAAACAATGGGAAATCTTGGTATTGGTGGTAAACTGTTAAGTGGATTTTTCCATTCCGTGACCCCAAGAACAGCGGGGTTTAATACTTTGCCAATGGATAAATTGATGATGGGAACGATTGTCATGACAATTGTCTTTATGTTTATCGGAGGAAGTAGTGCCAGTACCGCTGGTGGTGTTAAAGTTACGACATTAGGTGTGATTGTCGCAACAATTTCGTCTGTGATTAAAGGGAAACAAGATACAGAAAGTTTTAAACGTAAGTTACCGAGGGATCTTGTGAATCGTTCCTTAACCGTTATCGCCTTATCATTAGCTTTAGTGATTTTAGTCGCCTTTATTTTAAGTATCACTGAAGATGCGACCTTTAAGGAAATCATTTTTGAAACAGTCAGTGCATTTGGAACTGTTGGATTATCATTAGGAATTACACAAGAGTTGAGTACTGTTGGTAAAATTGTTATCACTTTAACAATGTTCTTTGGTCGTGTTGGGCCACTTACAGTCTTTATGGCATTAGCAGAAAGACGCCAAGTTAGTAGTGCGATTGCTTATCCAGATGAACATATTATGATTGGTTAA
- a CDS encoding SOS response-associated peptidase yields MCGRFVIHYTYDELLAYLDDVFSPYEIRHQLEVPNYNIAPSNNIISVITSAETYRIGTIKWGFKPFEKFKYPIINVRSETINDKPIYRHAFQHRRCLILANGFYEWQTQGHAKQPYYIHPKIDTMLIFAGIYTDYEDRDGNSHFSVAIVTKNANKQMQSLHDRMPVIFTKEAAETWLRKDTSIEALRSLIESDEVTLEHHPVSQRVNNVHNNTQENIQPINK; encoded by the coding sequence ATGTGTGGTCGTTTTGTTATTCATTATACCTATGATGAATTACTTGCGTACTTAGATGATGTCTTTTCACCATATGAGATTCGGCATCAGTTAGAAGTGCCTAATTATAATATTGCCCCTTCAAACAATATTATATCAGTTATCACAAGCGCAGAAACTTACCGGATAGGAACCATTAAATGGGGCTTTAAACCATTTGAAAAATTCAAATATCCGATTATCAATGTCCGCTCTGAAACAATTAATGACAAACCCATTTATCGTCATGCATTTCAACATCGCCGCTGTTTAATTTTAGCTAATGGCTTTTACGAGTGGCAAACACAAGGACACGCGAAACAACCCTATTATATTCATCCTAAAATAGACACAATGTTAATTTTTGCAGGAATCTATACGGACTATGAAGATCGTGATGGTAATAGTCATTTTTCAGTCGCAATTGTAACAAAAAATGCCAATAAACAGATGCAGTCTTTACATGATAGAATGCCTGTTATATTTACCAAAGAAGCCGCAGAGACGTGGTTGCGTAAAGATACATCAATCGAGGCACTACGATCGCTAATAGAAAGTGATGAGGTGACATTAGAACACCATCCAGTTAGTCAACGCGTCAATAATGTTCATAATAATACACAAGAAAACATCCAACCAATCAATAAATGA